The following coding sequences are from one Capsicum annuum cultivar UCD-10X-F1 chromosome 3, UCD10Xv1.1, whole genome shotgun sequence window:
- the LOC107862591 gene encoding uncharacterized protein LOC107862591, whose translation MKKKQEPQQDEQHDVEILKAVAQAWHGHSSSRRTTAEFDAHRHSFKNKPSRFKVEAMNKATAREYDGTGSWDFSQSLWDSYEILNVSKKLETGLVLDHPLDKPIRIGQKRKESKNSLRNLLNRVSSRRYNEADLTLDKDG comes from the coding sequence ATGAAGAAAAAGCAGGAACctcaacaagatgaacaacatgaTGTTGAAATACTCAAGGCTGTAGCACAAGCCTGGCATGGCCACTCCAGCAGCCGTAGAACCACTGCCGAATTCGACGCCCACCGCCACAGTTTCAAGAATAAGCCATCAAGATTCAAGGTTGAAGCTATGAACAAGGCAACTGCCAGAGAATATGATGGCACAGGCAGCTGGGATTTCAGCCAGTCCCTATGGGATTCTTATGAGATTCTCAATGTGTCCAAAAAGTTAGAAACTGGGTTAGTGCTAGACCATCCATTGGATAAGCCAATCCGAATTGGACAGAAGCGGAAAGAAAGTAAGAATAGCTTAAGGAATTTGCTCAATAGGGTGTCTTCAAGAAGATATAATGAAGCTGATTTAACACTAGATAAGGATGGTTAA